Proteins encoded in a region of the Vicia villosa cultivar HV-30 ecotype Madison, WI linkage group LG5, Vvil1.0, whole genome shotgun sequence genome:
- the LOC131606016 gene encoding protein neprosin-like, whose product MRLFVALVLSFFVAFDNVDAKTKTLTNETHYFVTSDNMMRHVDFDFDCIDIYKQPSLKHRLLKNHKIQLYPTFTRSKKSSYVGNIIEECSIGKVPFYKKTKRHRNEGFRSNSLDYHSVTLDTTEAMTFHGAHALMGIYDLQLKGKQYSLSGIWIESGPPSNLNSIFFGTGVMPYLYGDSQVHLTARWTAGGSECYNSHCPGFVQVHSSLYLGMVLSPVDIIGKFEKEVLVMTIKQDKSTGHWWLCLHYQQECFGYWPKEFFPHLSSGASVIKYGGETYTPPGMVSPPMGSGRLPQEKFKNSSFMKNIEIINLEYNEIDIQPKNMKVNKGGNLNCYDLIYLGDQGAFVHQALLFGGPGGKSC is encoded by the exons ATGAGGTTATTTGTGGCTCTAGTTCTTAGCTTTTTCGTAGCATTTGACAATGTTGATGCAAAAACTAAAACTCTAACTAATGAGACACATTATTTTGTTACATCAGATAACATGATg CGTCATGTGGACTTTGATTTTGATTGTATTGATATCTACAAGCAACCTTCTCTAAAGCATCgtttattaaaaaatcacaaaattcag CTTTATCCAACTTTTACAAGATCAAAAAAGTCATCGTATGTTGGTAATATCATTGAAGAATGTTCAATAGGAAAAGTtcctttttacaagaaaacaaaaagaCATCGAAATGAAGGCTTTCGGTCAAATTCGCTTGACTATCAT TCGGTTACCCTCGATACAACTGAAGCTATGACATTTCATGGAGCACATGCACTGATGGGTATCTATGATTTACAACTTAAAGGAAAACAATATAGTTTATCTGGAATTTGGATTGAGAGTGGTCCACCTTCTAATCTAAATAGCATATTTTTTGGCACCGGG GTTATGCCATACTTATATGGAGATAGTCAAGTTCACCTAACAGCACGATGGACG GCAGGTGGATCAGAATGTTACAATAGTCATTGTCCTGGTTTCGTGCAAGTGCATAGTAGTTTATATCTTGGAATGGTCCTATCACCGGTTGATATCATTGGGAAATTTGAAAAAGAAGTTTTAGTTATGACAATAAAACAA GATAAATCAACGGGTCATTGGTGGTTATGTCTACACTATCAGCAAGAGTGTTTTGGATATTGGCCAAAAGAATTTTTCCCTCACTTAAGTTCAGGAGCATCTGTCATAAAATATGGAGGTGAAACTTATACTCCACCTGGAATGGTTAGTCCTCCAATGGGTAGTGGAAGATTGCCACAAGAAAAATTCAAAAACTcgagttttatgaaaaatattgagatTATTAATTTAGAATATAACGAAATCGACATACAACCTAAAAATATGAAGGTAAATAAAGGGGGTAATTTAAATTGTTATGACTTAATATATCTTGGTGATCAAGGAGCATTTGTTCATCAAGCTTTGTTGTTTGGTGGGCCAGGTGGAAAGTCGTGTTAA